A genomic stretch from Aedes albopictus strain Foshan chromosome 2, AalbF5, whole genome shotgun sequence includes:
- the LOC134285959 gene encoding uncharacterized protein LOC134285959, with amino-acid sequence MAELEEASVALVKLAQQDSFAEDLRSIRATGQVKTSSKLKALSLVLVDGVLCTLGRLSNAGISYAQKQKMILDNNHPFTLLVVRYYHLNRLHAGPRLLTATIHLKFGPLRLRKLVRKVMHECVNCFRSRPGLSEQIMADLPSVRVTLTLPFLNTGVDFCGPFYFRPVSRKAAPQKAFVAVFVCLSTKAIHLELVGILSTDSFIASLKRFAARRGVSKTISCDNGTNFVSTQRTLNEFIQLFRSQQSRLGIIRQCSAEGIQFSFILPRSPHFGGIWEAAVKSLKTHLRRTLVNALITAEQFQTLLTQIEALLNSRPLTQLSNSPEDLDVLTPGHFLVHRPLTSIPEPSYEELPSNRLSQWQQIQEYLRRLWKRWPTEYLSGLQQRTRWTRERDNIQVGTMVLIREDNLPPQKWRFSRVVEIFPGSDGLIRIVSVRTNDGVYRRAITRVCVLPIPDNHPEYDAAAFLVPATQATSHGRGP; translated from the coding sequence ATGGCGGAACTTGAGGAGGCGTCAGTGGCTCTCGTGAAACTTGCCCAGCAAGACTCTTTTGCGGAAGATCTACGTTCAATCCGCGCCACCGGGCAAGTGAAGACTTCGTCCAAACTGAAAGCGCTCTCTCTGGTACTCGTTGATGGAGTTCTATGCACCCTAGGACGCCTCAGCAACGCAGGCATATCGTATGCTCAAAAGCAGAAAATGATTTTGGACAACAACCATCCGTTCACGCTACTAGTCGTGCGATACTATCACCTGAATCGACTGCACGCGGGCCCCAGGCTTCTCACCGCCACCATTCATTTGAAGTTCGGGCCTCTCCGACTACGAAAGCTCGTGCGCAAGGTAATGCACGAATGCGTCAACTGTTTCCGCAGCCGACCCGGCTTAAGCGAGCAAATTATGGCAGATTTACCATCGGTTCGAGTAACGCTAACTTTACCGTTCCTGAACACCGGAGTGGACTTTTGCGGTCCGTTCTATTTCCGGCCGGTTTCGAGAAAGGCTGCCCCACAGAAGGCGTTTGTAGCAGTTTTTGTTTGCCTGTCAACCAAGGCAATACATTTGGAGTTGGTAGGCATCCTATCCACGGATTCGTTCATCGCTTCCTTGAAGAGATTCGCTGCTCGTCGAGGGGTGTCGAAAACCATATCTTGCGACAACGGCACCAATTTCGTCAGCACTCAACGGACACTCAACGAATTTATACAGCTGTTCCGGTCTCAGCAGAGCCGCTTGGGCATAATTCGACAATGCTCTGCCGAGGGCATCCAGTTTTCCTTCATTCTTCCTCGATCGCCGCACTTCGGTGGTATCTGGGAAGCCGCGGTTAAATCCTTAAAAACGCACCTTCGTCGCACACTGGTCAACGCCTTGATCACCGCCGAGCAATTCCAGACGCTCCTTACGCAAATAGAGGCGCTGCTCAACTCTCGGCCGCTGACGCAGCTGAGTAACTCGCCGGAGGACTTGGACGTTCTCACTCCTGGCCATTTCTTGGTACACCGGCCTCTAACGTCAATTCCCGAACCCTCCTATGAAGAGCTACCCAGCAATCGGCTTTCGCAGTGGCAGCAAATTCAGGAATATCTCCGTCGCCTGTGGAAACGATGGCCGACGGAATACTTATCAGGACTTCAACAGCGTACCCGTTGGACACGGGAACGAGACAACATCCAAGTTGGAACGATGGTGCTGATTCGTGAGGACAACCTCCCGCCGCAGAAGTGGCGTTTCAGTCGGGTGGTTGAAATATTCCCGGGCAGCGATGGGCTCATCAGAATTGTCAGCGTCCGCACCAATGATGGAGTCTACAGACGGGCAATCACACGAGTTTGTGTCTTGCCGATTCCGGATAACCATCCAGAATACGATGCTGCAGCGTTCCTGGTGCCAGCAACACAAGCGACGTCGCATGGGAGGGGACCTTAA